In Pseudobacter ginsenosidimutans, the following are encoded in one genomic region:
- a CDS encoding efflux RND transporter permease subunit yields MFNKFIQRPVLSIVISLIIVFLGILAITGLPVTQFPSISPPKVNVTADYPGANGELMIKSVIIPLERAINGVPGMKYMTADAGNDGEASLQIIFNLGTDPNVASLNVQNRVASVVNKLPPLVVREGVKITREESNMLMYINVYSTDTTTDQKFLFNFADINLLSELKRVDGVGYADILGNREYAMRVWLKPDRMLAYKISADEVMKSLSEQSLEASPGKTGESSGKRSQSFEYVLKYSGRFRNKEQYENVILRSSPNGEILRLKDVADVEFGSSMYDIYSNLNGKPSAAIVLKQSYGSNASQVIAAVKEKMKEIKASSFPKGMDYEISYDVSKFLDASIDKVIHTLVEAFILVGIVVFIFLGDWRSTLIPAMAVPVSLVGTFAFMQFFGITLNLITLFALVLAIGVVVDDAIVVIEAVHAKMEEEHLSPFRATKKAMHEIAGAIIAITFIMAAVFIPVAFMSGPVGLFYRQFSITMATAIILSGVVALTLTPALCAMILKNNHGKLKKKSIVDKFIGAFNNQFNRTSVKYQSTLSRIVNRRLITWLMLGAFCAGTWFLSGKVPSGFIPNEDQGMFYAIIQTPPGSSLERTNEITERLQKIAETVEGVQSVSALAGYEILTEGTGANSGTCLINLKSWSERKHSVQEIIEEMEEKSKDIAGANIEYFQPPAVPGYGAAGGFELRLLDKTGSGDYHKMEEVNNEFVKALKKRKELSSVFSFYSASFPQYLLSVDNDIAQQKGVTIENAMNTLSTLVGSNYEISFIEYGRQYKVIVQAAPQYRALPEDILRLYVKNDKEEMVPFSAFMKMEKVYGLSEITRHNMYTASEISGAAASGFSSGTAIKVINEVAAQTLPRGFGIDWAGISKDEVAQGNQAVYIFLICLGFVYLILAAQYESFILPLAVILSLPAGIFGAFLLLKLTGLENNIYAQVAMVMLIGLLGKNAVLIVEFAVQRHRSGATVFEAALEGSKARFRPILMTSFAFIAGLIPLVFASGPGKIGNRTIGTAAAGGMLFGTIFGVLIIPGLYFIFGKIAARRKLVRDEEENPLTEEIDHNV; encoded by the coding sequence ATGTTTAATAAGTTTATACAGCGGCCGGTGCTGTCTATCGTTATATCACTTATCATCGTGTTCCTGGGTATACTGGCCATTACAGGATTGCCTGTAACCCAGTTCCCGTCTATCTCTCCGCCCAAGGTAAATGTAACGGCGGATTATCCGGGCGCCAATGGAGAGCTGATGATCAAATCCGTGATCATCCCTTTGGAGCGGGCCATCAATGGAGTGCCGGGAATGAAATACATGACGGCTGATGCAGGTAACGATGGGGAAGCCAGCCTGCAGATCATTTTCAATCTGGGAACGGATCCGAACGTGGCGAGTCTGAACGTACAAAACCGTGTTGCCTCGGTGGTGAATAAACTGCCTCCACTGGTGGTGCGTGAAGGCGTTAAGATCACGCGCGAAGAATCTAACATGCTCATGTACATCAATGTGTACAGTACAGATACCACAACAGACCAGAAATTCCTGTTCAATTTTGCTGATATCAACCTGCTGTCTGAACTGAAACGTGTGGATGGTGTAGGTTATGCAGATATCCTCGGTAACCGTGAGTATGCGATGCGCGTATGGTTGAAACCCGACCGCATGCTGGCTTACAAGATCTCTGCGGATGAAGTGATGAAATCACTCAGTGAGCAAAGCCTGGAAGCATCGCCCGGTAAAACCGGTGAGAGTTCAGGTAAGCGTTCGCAGTCCTTCGAATATGTATTGAAATATTCCGGAAGATTCAGGAATAAGGAACAGTATGAAAATGTGATCCTGCGTTCAAGTCCGAACGGAGAGATCCTTCGCCTGAAAGATGTGGCGGACGTGGAGTTTGGAAGCTCCATGTATGATATCTATTCCAACCTGAACGGAAAGCCTTCAGCTGCCATCGTGTTGAAACAATCCTATGGCAGTAATGCCAGCCAGGTGATTGCAGCAGTAAAGGAAAAAATGAAAGAGATCAAGGCCAGTTCCTTCCCCAAAGGAATGGATTACGAGATCAGTTATGATGTTTCCAAATTCCTGGATGCTTCTATAGACAAAGTGATCCATACGCTGGTGGAGGCTTTTATCCTGGTAGGTATTGTGGTGTTCATCTTTTTGGGCGACTGGCGTTCCACGCTGATCCCGGCGATGGCTGTTCCGGTTTCCCTGGTAGGAACATTTGCCTTTATGCAGTTCTTTGGGATCACGCTCAACCTGATCACGCTGTTTGCCCTGGTGCTGGCGATTGGTGTTGTTGTGGATGATGCGATTGTTGTGATAGAGGCCGTGCATGCGAAGATGGAAGAAGAACATTTGTCGCCATTCCGTGCCACCAAAAAAGCGATGCATGAAATTGCAGGAGCTATCATTGCCATCACCTTCATCATGGCAGCGGTATTCATTCCTGTGGCATTTATGTCTGGTCCTGTGGGATTGTTCTATCGTCAGTTTTCCATCACTATGGCCACTGCCATCATTCTGTCCGGTGTGGTGGCGCTAACGCTGACGCCTGCCCTATGTGCGATGATCCTGAAGAACAATCATGGAAAACTGAAAAAGAAATCCATCGTTGATAAATTCATCGGGGCGTTCAATAATCAGTTCAACCGCACTTCGGTAAAGTACCAGAGCACGCTTTCCAGGATCGTGAACAGAAGGCTGATCACCTGGCTGATGCTGGGAGCTTTCTGTGCGGGCACCTGGTTCCTGAGTGGTAAAGTGCCTTCCGGATTTATACCGAATGAAGACCAGGGCATGTTCTACGCTATCATTCAAACGCCTCCGGGCTCTTCGCTGGAAAGAACGAATGAGATCACAGAAAGGCTGCAGAAGATTGCAGAAACAGTGGAAGGAGTGCAATCTGTTTCTGCACTGGCAGGTTACGAGATCCTCACGGAAGGTACAGGCGCCAACTCCGGCACCTGCCTGATCAACCTGAAAAGCTGGTCGGAACGTAAACATTCTGTGCAGGAGATCATTGAGGAAATGGAAGAAAAATCGAAAGATATAGCAGGCGCCAATATAGAATACTTCCAGCCGCCCGCCGTTCCTGGTTATGGCGCTGCTGGTGGTTTTGAGCTTCGTTTGCTTGACAAAACAGGATCCGGCGATTATCACAAAATGGAAGAAGTGAATAATGAATTTGTGAAAGCGTTGAAAAAGAGAAAAGAACTTTCTTCTGTGTTCAGTTTCTACAGCGCCAGTTTCCCGCAATACCTGCTAAGCGTAGACAATGATATTGCACAACAGAAAGGCGTTACCATCGAGAATGCGATGAATACGCTTTCAACGCTGGTGGGCAGTAACTATGAGATCAGCTTTATAGAGTATGGCCGTCAATACAAAGTGATAGTTCAGGCTGCGCCTCAGTACAGGGCTTTGCCGGAAGATATCCTGCGATTGTATGTAAAGAATGATAAAGAGGAAATGGTTCCGTTTTCTGCATTCATGAAAATGGAAAAAGTGTACGGTTTGTCAGAGATCACGAGACATAATATGTATACGGCCTCCGAGATCAGTGGCGCTGCGGCTTCGGGATTCAGTAGCGGTACTGCCATCAAAGTGATCAATGAGGTAGCGGCCCAAACCTTGCCTCGCGGATTTGGTATAGACTGGGCGGGCATTTCAAAGGATGAGGTTGCACAGGGAAACCAGGCTGTTTATATTTTCCTGATCTGCCTTGGTTTCGTTTACCTGATCCTTGCTGCGCAATACGAGAGCTTTATTCTTCCTCTGGCTGTGATCCTTTCTTTGCCTGCCGGTATTTTCGGCGCTTTCCTGTTGTTGAAGCTGACTGGTCTTGAAAATAATATCTATGCGCAGGTGGCAATGGTGATGCTGATCGGACTGCTGGGAAAGAATGCCGTTCTGATTGTTGAATTTGCTGTGCAGCGGCATCGTTCAGGCGCTACCGTTTTCGAGGCTGCGCTGGAAGGATCCAAAGCCAGGTTCCGTCCAATTCTCATGACCAGCTTCGCATTCATTGCAGGCTTGATACCGCTGGTGTTTGCCTCCGGTCCGGGAAAGATCGGGAACAGGACCATCGGTACTGCTGCTGCTGGTGGCATGTTATTCGGAACGATATTCGGCGTACTGATCATTCCCGGATTGTATTTCATATTCGGAAAGATAGCGGCGCGCCGGAAGCTGGTGAGAGATGAAGAAGAAAATCCCTTAACTGAAGAAATTGATCACAATGTTTAA
- a CDS encoding efflux RND transporter periplasmic adaptor subunit has translation MKQIVLFASLLCMLYQTSCTTKAEEKEESSKFAVTSPITLDTSFTKEYVSQIRSVRNIEIRAQEKGFLENIYVDEGQSVKAGQLLFKIMPKLYEAELMKAEAEAKAADIELQNTKALVEKNIVSRNEQAVAQAKLDQAKAEMSLAKLHLSFTEIRAPFDGVIDRLPKKLGSLIDEGELLTSLSDNSQMFAYFNVSEPEYLEYQTNAKNRANAQVNLLLANASVLPYPGKVEVIEGEFDNETGNIAFRARFPNPERLLKNGETGKVMMTMPLKNAIIIPQKATYEIQDKKYVFVVGKDNKVRSRNITVAAEMPDLYVLSGGLTADERILLEGVQKVKEEDHVNFEYLEPKEVISHLRLKAE, from the coding sequence ATGAAACAAATCGTTTTGTTCGCCAGCTTGCTGTGTATGTTGTATCAGACAAGCTGCACCACCAAAGCAGAAGAAAAAGAAGAGTCCAGCAAATTTGCTGTAACCAGTCCGATAACGCTGGACACTTCCTTTACCAAAGAGTATGTTTCGCAGATCAGGTCTGTCAGGAACATCGAGATCCGTGCCCAGGAAAAAGGATTCCTGGAAAATATTTATGTGGATGAAGGACAATCTGTGAAAGCAGGACAGCTTCTCTTCAAGATCATGCCCAAACTGTATGAAGCGGAATTGATGAAAGCCGAGGCGGAAGCCAAGGCAGCAGATATCGAATTGCAGAACACAAAGGCGCTGGTGGAAAAGAATATCGTGTCCAGGAATGAACAGGCAGTGGCGCAGGCAAAGCTGGACCAGGCGAAAGCTGAGATGTCGCTGGCAAAACTGCATCTTTCATTTACAGAGATCCGCGCTCCTTTCGATGGAGTGATCGATCGCCTCCCCAAAAAACTCGGCAGCCTTATCGATGAAGGCGAGCTGCTGACCAGCCTTTCAGACAACAGCCAGATGTTCGCTTATTTCAATGTGTCTGAGCCCGAGTACCTGGAATATCAGACCAATGCAAAGAACCGCGCAAACGCACAGGTAAACCTGCTCCTGGCCAATGCATCGGTATTGCCTTATCCGGGAAAAGTGGAAGTGATAGAAGGTGAATTCGATAATGAAACCGGCAATATCGCTTTCAGGGCCAGATTCCCGAATCCTGAAAGACTCCTGAAAAACGGGGAAACAGGAAAAGTGATGATGACGATGCCATTGAAGAATGCCATCATCATTCCACAAAAAGCGACTTATGAAATTCAGGACAAGAAATATGTTTTTGTAGTGGGTAAAGACAATAAGGTGAGGTCGCGCAACATCACCGTTGCTGCTGAAATGCCTGACCTGTATGTGTTGTCAGGAGGATTGACTGCCGATGAAAGGATATTGCTTGAAGGGGTGCAGAAAGTAAAAGAGGAAGATCATGTCAACTTTGAATATCTGGAACCGAAGGAAGTGATTTCACACCTGAGACTAAAAGCGGAATAG
- a CDS encoding leucine-rich repeat domain-containing protein has translation MNKLLLTCTLLFFSCITIGQVVRIPDPKFKQQVIALGYDTNEDNQIQLSEAQKVTKLYVNDLGIVNLEGINSFTNLEELGCYNNRLSALDVSKLKKLKYLYASNNRITNINVGVLPELEHLFVNNNYLITALDVSKLTGLVDLKISNNKISSLDVSALKKLEIIEAENNNIETPVLRGAEKLKSIILKDNPLKVTVDIRGLTSLEYANFLGCNLLFINFSGTLKLKKCDW, from the coding sequence ATGAATAAGCTATTACTTACCTGTACATTATTATTCTTTTCCTGTATCACCATTGGGCAGGTGGTGAGGATTCCTGATCCGAAATTCAAACAACAGGTAATTGCCCTGGGTTATGATACCAATGAAGACAATCAGATCCAATTATCGGAAGCACAGAAAGTAACCAAATTATATGTCAATGATCTTGGTATTGTAAACCTGGAAGGGATCAATAGTTTTACCAACCTCGAAGAACTGGGATGTTATAACAACAGGCTCTCTGCTTTGGATGTATCCAAACTGAAGAAGTTGAAATACCTGTATGCCTCCAATAACAGGATCACCAATATCAATGTTGGGGTTTTGCCTGAACTGGAACATTTGTTCGTCAATAACAATTATCTGATCACTGCTCTGGATGTATCAAAGCTTACAGGCCTGGTTGATCTGAAAATAAGCAATAACAAGATCAGTTCGCTGGATGTTTCTGCATTGAAAAAACTTGAAATAATAGAAGCGGAAAATAATAATATTGAAACGCCTGTATTGAGGGGTGCAGAAAAATTGAAGTCAATTATCCTGAAAGATAATCCCCTGAAAGTAACAGTGGATATCAGGGGACTTACCAGCCTTGAATACGCAAATTTCCTTGGCTGTAACCTGCTGTTCATCAATTTCAGCGGAACCCTGAAACTGAAAAAATGTGACTGGTGA
- a CDS encoding prealbumin-like fold domain-containing protein, which yields MIPKSILVFLFSCVMATAIAQKPVQVILPKTEFDIKQASEMLNEGNSEIKGVAYYEDRAPIGIKVGETIYARLGIVVTLYPVTAYMEEYLELKKKNRPNKRVAGISTLANCYRIETKIYGSQGEFVFKGLKPGKYYLESMVHFPSGSVAQEVSGIVEINKDGESVNFKLKHIF from the coding sequence ATGATACCAAAATCAATTCTTGTTTTTCTGTTTTCCTGCGTGATGGCAACTGCCATTGCTCAAAAGCCGGTGCAGGTGATATTGCCCAAAACAGAATTCGATATCAAACAGGCCAGTGAAATGCTGAATGAAGGTAATTCCGAGATCAAAGGAGTTGCCTATTATGAGGACCGTGCACCTATCGGGATCAAGGTTGGGGAAACCATTTATGCCCGGCTGGGCATCGTTGTCACTTTGTATCCCGTAACGGCCTACATGGAAGAATACCTCGAACTCAAAAAAAAGAATAGGCCGAATAAACGGGTGGCTGGCATTTCAACGCTGGCCAACTGCTACAGGATTGAAACGAAAATTTATGGCTCCCAGGGTGAGTTTGTTTTCAAAGGGCTGAAGCCGGGAAAGTATTATCTGGAGTCAATGGTCCATTTTCCCTCAGGCAGCGTGGCACAGGAGGTAAGTGGAATTGTGGAAATCAATAAAGACGGAGAGTCCGTGAACTTCAAACTCAAACATATTTTTTAA
- a CDS encoding DoxX family protein has protein sequence MQRFPFVSLRQSLLLLRCSVALIFLAHAVVRLLLNGSVEQFAGYLNNKGLVFGTAIVWMITVFEIIGGIALITGHYIRWFAAGFIVLLLVGCVLIHVERGWFVGEHGSGGCEYSFALIMALLVVAAAGRNPSLKTF, from the coding sequence ATGCAAAGATTTCCTTTTGTTTCACTTCGTCAATCTTTGTTGCTGCTGCGATGCAGTGTTGCATTGATATTCCTGGCTCATGCTGTAGTACGATTGTTGCTGAACGGCTCGGTTGAACAGTTTGCAGGTTATCTCAACAATAAAGGATTGGTATTTGGAACGGCCATTGTCTGGATGATAACCGTCTTTGAGATCATTGGTGGTATTGCACTGATCACAGGGCATTACATCAGGTGGTTTGCAGCAGGATTCATTGTGCTGTTACTGGTGGGCTGTGTATTGATCCATGTTGAAAGAGGATGGTTTGTGGGAGAACATGGAAGCGGCGGATGTGAATACAGTTTTGCATTGATCATGGCCTTGCTGGTGGTAGCAGCCGCCGGGAGGAATCCTTCACTGAAAACGTTCTAA
- a CDS encoding sensor histidine kinase: MKKALPHVLFWLGYWALLEYSEFLWMKNYMADWPMNKIATRSVIGSFLYGLVHLSFAYYLTYFALPRIVKNKQAIFMNIALILIPYVAAICSIILLAHHVVLPLVYEGVVPPARAFFDPQKFFSLMIEVAFPAGLLMAFRLVNTQLAAREREKELLKEKLSTELRLLKSQLNPHFLFNTLNNIYALTRKKSDLAPEVVLKLSELLSFMLYESGNDTISISKEVKFLEDYIDLQKIRYTDELTVTFNRNIDQPSQPIAPLLLLPLVENAFKHGASENHFDSFIHIDLTVQEGILNFRVNNSFEKNGNQQQTNNIGLSNTTRQLELIYKQQKLEINPTENVFSVTLSVNLNSYGKI; this comes from the coding sequence ATGAAGAAAGCACTTCCGCATGTTTTGTTCTGGCTTGGATACTGGGCCTTACTGGAGTATTCTGAATTCCTTTGGATGAAGAATTATATGGCGGACTGGCCAATGAATAAGATCGCTACCCGGTCTGTGATCGGTTCATTTTTATATGGGCTCGTGCATCTTTCTTTTGCTTATTATCTTACCTATTTTGCATTGCCACGGATCGTGAAGAACAAACAGGCGATCTTTATGAATATCGCGCTGATCCTTATTCCGTATGTTGCTGCCATCTGTTCCATTATTCTGCTGGCGCATCATGTGGTGCTGCCATTGGTATATGAAGGAGTAGTGCCTCCTGCCCGCGCATTCTTCGATCCACAAAAATTCTTCAGCCTGATGATCGAAGTGGCATTCCCCGCAGGACTGCTCATGGCATTCCGCCTGGTGAATACCCAGCTGGCCGCCAGGGAAAGGGAGAAAGAATTATTGAAAGAGAAACTCAGTACAGAGCTGAGATTGCTCAAAAGCCAGCTCAACCCTCATTTCCTGTTCAATACCCTGAACAATATTTATGCGCTTACACGAAAGAAAAGTGATCTGGCCCCGGAGGTAGTACTCAAACTTTCCGAATTGCTCAGCTTCATGCTCTATGAATCAGGTAACGATACCATTTCCATCTCGAAGGAAGTGAAATTCCTCGAAGATTATATCGATCTCCAAAAGATCAGGTATACGGACGAACTAACTGTAACCTTCAATCGAAATATCGATCAGCCTTCCCAACCAATCGCTCCTTTGTTATTATTACCCCTGGTGGAGAATGCTTTCAAACATGGCGCCAGCGAAAATCATTTCGACTCCTTCATTCATATCGATCTTACGGTACAGGAAGGAATATTGAATTTCCGGGTGAACAATAGTTTTGAAAAGAATGGTAATCAACAGCAGACTAACAATATCGGGCTCAGCAATACAACAAGACAGCTCGAACTGATTTACAAACAGCAGAAACTGGAGATCAATCCAACTGAAAATGTTTTCAGTGTAACACTCTCGGTAAACCTGAACAGCTATGGAAAAATTTAA
- a CDS encoding LytR/AlgR family response regulator transcription factor, protein MEKFNCLIIEDEPLAAEVLQDYISQIPFLEYAGTCRDGIYAMQVLQKEKIDVMFLDIHLPKIKGLDFLRTLKNPPQVIVTTAYRDYAIDGYDLNVVDYLLKPIHFNRFLTAVNKLRSQSPQISATPLTMAVNTEQAHILININKKKIKIGLHDILYIESKKEYISIVTTEKSYITKCSLSEMEMLLPKEKFLRIHRSFIVGKERITAFTSVAAEISGKSLPIGRSYRDLVQQILSK, encoded by the coding sequence ATGGAAAAATTTAACTGCCTGATCATAGAAGATGAGCCTCTGGCCGCAGAAGTGCTGCAGGACTATATTTCACAGATCCCCTTTCTGGAATATGCCGGCACCTGCCGTGACGGCATTTATGCCATGCAGGTACTGCAGAAGGAAAAGATCGATGTGATGTTCCTGGACATCCACCTGCCGAAGATCAAGGGACTTGATTTCTTACGAACCCTGAAGAACCCGCCACAAGTGATTGTAACCACAGCTTATCGCGATTATGCTATCGATGGATACGATCTCAATGTAGTGGACTATCTCCTGAAACCTATCCATTTCAACCGCTTCCTTACTGCTGTGAACAAGCTGAGGAGTCAGTCGCCCCAAATCAGTGCAACACCTCTTACAATGGCCGTGAATACTGAACAGGCGCATATCCTCATCAACATCAACAAGAAGAAGATCAAGATCGGGTTACACGATATCCTTTACATTGAAAGTAAAAAAGAATACATCAGCATCGTTACTACAGAGAAATCATATATCACCAAATGCTCATTGTCCGAAATGGAAATGCTGCTGCCAAAAGAAAAATTCCTGCGGATCCACCGAAGCTTCATCGTGGGAAAAGAAAGGATCACAGCTTTCACTTCCGTGGCTGCTGAGATCAGTGGAAAATCGCTTCCCATCGGCAGAAGCTACCGGGACCTGGTGCAACAGATCCTTTCAAAATAG
- a CDS encoding DUF1801 domain-containing protein, translating into MATRNIHPDFLFLLEFKEASLIRLYKELRAFILDIYPASNEMLYHTHALTSTYSISDKLADSFCMIPIYTNHLNLGFNKGTLLKDPHQLLTGTGNLIRHIPIQTGNDFNNKKVKDLVKAAVEFAIRDMDKPTKVTGTTISKIKAK; encoded by the coding sequence ATGGCTACACGGAATATCCATCCAGATTTTCTTTTCCTGCTTGAATTCAAAGAAGCATCTTTGATCCGGTTGTATAAAGAGCTCCGGGCTTTCATACTGGACATTTATCCGGCCAGCAACGAAATGCTCTATCATACACATGCACTCACCAGCACATATTCCATTTCGGATAAACTCGCTGATTCCTTTTGTATGATCCCCATTTACACCAATCACCTCAATCTTGGTTTCAACAAAGGCACACTGCTCAAAGATCCACATCAGCTACTCACCGGAACAGGCAACCTCATCCGACATATCCCCATCCAAACCGGGAATGATTTCAACAATAAAAAAGTGAAGGACCTGGTGAAGGCCGCAGTGGAATTTGCTATCCGTGATATGGACAAACCCACCAAGGTCACAGGAACAACCATATCGAAGATAAAAGCTAAGTAA
- a CDS encoding Crp/Fnr family transcriptional regulator → MSTILRQHIEKIVPLTDEEFDRVMSHFKTRKLKKHQFLLQEGDTAHAHFDNFVVSGLLKVYHTSDDGHEHILQFAPEDWWVADYRANYFESSAVVNISCLENSELLTISYANREQLCKEFHKLEHFFRKKATGGFVSQQRRILSLLNNNAKERYEEFLSLYPGLSQRLSKTLIASYLGVSRETLSRLSD, encoded by the coding sequence ATGAGTACCATCCTGCGCCAGCACATAGAAAAGATCGTTCCGTTAACGGATGAAGAGTTCGATCGGGTAATGTCCCATTTCAAAACCCGCAAATTGAAAAAGCACCAGTTCCTGTTGCAGGAAGGCGATACTGCGCATGCTCATTTCGATAATTTTGTTGTATCCGGATTGCTGAAAGTGTACCATACCAGCGATGATGGCCATGAACATATCCTTCAGTTTGCCCCGGAAGACTGGTGGGTAGCGGATTACAGAGCCAACTATTTTGAATCGTCTGCGGTGGTGAACATCAGTTGCCTTGAAAACAGTGAACTGCTTACCATCAGTTACGCAAACAGGGAGCAGCTCTGCAAAGAATTCCATAAGCTGGAACATTTTTTCCGGAAAAAAGCAACCGGAGGTTTTGTATCCCAGCAACGACGCATTCTCTCCCTGCTCAACAACAATGCAAAAGAACGGTACGAAGAATTCCTGAGCCTTTATCCCGGCCTCAGTCAGCGACTCTCCAAAACCCTGATAGCATCCTACCTCGGTGTGTCCCGCGAAACCCTCAGCCGCCTGTCCGATTAA
- a CDS encoding type 1 glutamine amidotransferase domain-containing protein: MKKIQTVAVAVAALLLTTLHLESTAQTKKSITMSKKILFVVTSHDKKGNTGEPTGYYLGEVSHPWEVLHDAGYEIEFVSPKGGKAPVDGFDLNDPVNKKFWEDPAYHAKVENTMKPSEVDPSKYAAIFYAGGHGAMWDLADDKGLSDIATKIYANGGIVSAVCHGPAGLVNVKDANGKYLVDGKKINAFTNEEEEAVKMEKVVPFALESKLIERGAKFEKSGLWQNHVTVDQRVITGQNPQSAKSVGEAILKELKK; this comes from the coding sequence ATGAAAAAGATACAGACAGTTGCAGTGGCGGTGGCAGCATTATTGCTGACAACCCTTCACCTGGAATCAACAGCTCAAACAAAAAAATCAATTACCATGAGCAAGAAAATTTTATTCGTCGTGACCAGTCACGACAAAAAAGGAAATACCGGAGAGCCAACAGGCTATTATCTCGGAGAGGTTTCCCATCCCTGGGAAGTGTTGCATGATGCCGGATACGAGATCGAATTCGTGAGTCCCAAAGGCGGTAAAGCACCCGTTGACGGCTTCGACCTCAACGATCCTGTCAATAAGAAGTTCTGGGAAGATCCCGCTTATCATGCAAAAGTGGAAAACACGATGAAGCCTTCGGAAGTGGACCCTTCAAAATATGCAGCTATCTTCTATGCAGGAGGGCACGGCGCCATGTGGGACCTGGCCGATGATAAAGGTCTCTCGGATATTGCCACAAAGATCTATGCCAACGGTGGTATTGTAAGCGCAGTTTGTCATGGTCCTGCAGGACTGGTGAATGTGAAAGACGCCAATGGAAAATACCTGGTGGACGGAAAGAAGATAAACGCATTCACCAATGAGGAAGAAGAAGCTGTAAAAATGGAAAAAGTGGTTCCTTTCGCACTCGAATCCAAACTGATCGAACGCGGAGCGAAATTTGAGAAATCCGGTCTCTGGCAGAATCACGTAACCGTTGACCAGCGCGTGATCACCGGCCAAAACCCGCAATCAGCCAAGTCTGTGGGCGAAGCCATTCTGAAAGAACTGAAAAAATAA